One window of Candidatus Poribacteria bacterium genomic DNA carries:
- a CDS encoding DUF5060 domain-containing protein — protein sequence MEGNDMRYRVLAWTLRCVVLLGIAALTGGSAADPTGVDVSVEANTKVVPRYEVFELTFHHDRRYDNPFFDVSIDASFTSPSGTTVTVGGFHYGSSEPPEILVTKDANGRRHVDYRFTKQDVWKARFAPWETGEWTYTALFRSVHGEKSRSEGSFRCIVGRMPNPGFVRRSRTNPFRWVFDDGSPFFPVGLQECIGDGDGTGTILDGASLEGPFRTDRTDLVELPPGPLYVRGPSENPQNMDVYFRRYAQSGFNLFRFSQANCSYSLYRDLDHYSVQEGVMTDELLRHVRKYGQRVFYGIFGYQGVFAEEPQNAEGMEKVERFIQYSVNRWGAYVDFWEFLNEQKADNAWYDRLIPFLASIDPYHHPITTSWERPEIAGIEVNAPHWYQNEDERRSDEITAARATEWKKRGKPVIVGEQGNYVDPKSRPIGVGGVWDFGSARRMRLRLWSAFFNEIAFVFWNTSYARDGHFMNQWLGPHEREYVRALQSFSYALDGDIAPVGVTVSEPDSVRAYGLASPTRAGVYLHHFADHDSSVKGLRVTLDVPADAVAYWYSPETAAIFGREAVREGGRTLTAPDFVVDLALLVTPDSAPDVDGDGLANDIDPDDDNDGVPDASDAFPLDPSEWADADGDLIGDVLDADDDGDGVGDDHNENGAPDHEERDFDGDGVKRAEAVPWDAFPNDPKEWRDADGDGIGDNADLDNDGDGWSDAA from the coding sequence GCAACGACATGCGTTACCGCGTACTCGCTTGGACACTGCGGTGTGTCGTCCTGCTCGGCATCGCGGCTCTCACCGGCGGCAGCGCGGCGGATCCGACCGGCGTGGATGTCTCGGTGGAGGCGAACACGAAGGTCGTGCCGCGGTACGAGGTGTTTGAGCTGACGTTCCACCATGACCGAAGGTACGACAACCCCTTCTTCGATGTGTCGATCGATGCCTCGTTCACGTCGCCAAGCGGAACGACCGTGACGGTCGGCGGGTTCCATTACGGCTCGTCGGAGCCGCCGGAGATACTGGTGACGAAGGATGCGAACGGACGACGACACGTCGATTACCGGTTCACCAAGCAGGATGTGTGGAAGGCGCGGTTCGCTCCGTGGGAAACCGGCGAATGGACGTACACGGCGCTGTTCCGAAGCGTCCACGGCGAAAAGTCGCGCTCCGAGGGATCGTTCCGGTGCATCGTAGGGCGCATGCCGAACCCCGGTTTCGTTCGTCGGAGCCGGACGAACCCCTTCCGTTGGGTGTTCGATGACGGCTCGCCCTTTTTCCCCGTGGGCTTGCAGGAATGCATCGGCGACGGAGACGGCACGGGAACCATCCTCGACGGCGCATCGCTCGAAGGGCCCTTCCGCACCGACCGAACCGATCTTGTCGAGCTTCCACCGGGCCCCCTTTACGTGCGCGGACCGTCCGAGAACCCTCAGAACATGGATGTCTACTTCCGCCGTTACGCTCAGAGCGGGTTCAACCTGTTCCGCTTCTCGCAGGCGAACTGCTCCTATTCCCTGTACCGCGATCTGGATCACTACTCGGTGCAGGAAGGCGTCATGACGGACGAGCTTCTGCGCCACGTCCGCAAGTACGGGCAGCGCGTGTTCTACGGTATCTTCGGTTACCAGGGCGTATTCGCCGAGGAACCGCAGAATGCCGAGGGGATGGAGAAGGTCGAACGATTCATCCAGTACTCGGTGAACCGGTGGGGAGCCTACGTGGACTTCTGGGAGTTCCTGAACGAACAGAAGGCGGACAACGCGTGGTACGACCGTCTCATCCCGTTTCTCGCGTCCATCGACCCGTACCATCATCCGATCACGACGAGCTGGGAACGCCCCGAGATCGCGGGCATCGAGGTGAACGCTCCTCACTGGTACCAGAACGAGGACGAGCGCCGCTCCGACGAGATCACGGCGGCACGCGCGACGGAGTGGAAGAAGCGAGGCAAGCCCGTCATCGTCGGCGAGCAGGGGAACTACGTCGATCCGAAGTCCCGACCCATCGGCGTGGGAGGTGTCTGGGATTTCGGCTCGGCGCGCCGAATGAGGCTGCGGCTCTGGAGCGCGTTCTTCAACGAGATCGCGTTCGTGTTCTGGAACACGAGCTACGCGCGCGACGGGCACTTCATGAACCAGTGGTTGGGCCCGCATGAGCGGGAATACGTTCGAGCCCTTCAGTCGTTCTCCTATGCACTGGACGGTGACATCGCCCCGGTTGGCGTGACGGTCTCGGAGCCCGATTCCGTGCGCGCATACGGTCTAGCGTCGCCGACGCGGGCAGGCGTCTACCTGCACCACTTCGCCGACCATGACTCATCCGTGAAGGGCTTGCGCGTGACGCTGGACGTACCAGCGGACGCGGTCGCCTACTGGTATTCACCGGAGACGGCGGCGATCTTCGGTCGTGAAGCGGTTCGGGAGGGCGGGCGAACCCTCACCGCGCCGGACTTCGTGGTTGACCTCGCGCTCCTCGTCACACCCGACAGCGCGCCCGACGTGGACGGCGACGGACTGGCGAATGACATCGACCCGGACGACGACAACGACGGCGTGCCCGACGCCTCCGACGCGTTTCCGCTCGACCCATCCGAATGGGCGGATGCTGACGGCGACCTGATCGGAGACGTTTTGGATGCCGACGACGATGGCGACGGCGTCG